A genome region from Triticum aestivum cultivar Chinese Spring chromosome 2B, IWGSC CS RefSeq v2.1, whole genome shotgun sequence includes the following:
- the LOC123038847 gene encoding UPF0496 protein 1-like, protein MLLDWNKDLVRKADRSTGSTPLHFAASWGRHEAISLLLDADQSAAYQADSNGSFPIHVSARMDNLKAVSVFLDDRHDLAELRDAKGGTFLHVAVQEESLSVVKYACNLQLASAAMNVQDNDGNTPLHLAARVGNLWTFIALMKNRLVRLNVTNNKGHTPFDVSWISAPLGIYYGLFQSITVTVRQYARSSVSSLRSLLGSPAMGNRHGTMRPRRLKSARATGEELGSYEAACSADPELRSFDAALRRRASLAVAAAASGVEVRSMSLGSLREVTGYLVEMNQEVVCVVLASKHDVWGCPELFALVEDYFDASLHTLDFLAALDKALRRARDSQLVLHLALQCQDPAVRPARALGALRRFKEAAGGDPFTDEFFAAFQAAYRQQLGMLDRLRRQKRCLDGCLRSLRVWRRVTGVVFATTFAAILVCSVVAAAIAAPPVAAALAAAASLPVGSAGKWVDAMLKRYGDVLRGHKDVVGAMQIGTFVAIEDLDSIRSLVGRLEVHIGSMVNCVELAEREEGAVRMVIEEVKKKLEVFMKSVDDLGQQADKCSRDIRQARTVVLQRIIHHH, encoded by the exons ATGTTGTTGGACTGGAACAAGGATCTGGTCAGAAAAGCAGACCGATCCACTGGAAGCACGCCTCTTCACTTCGCCGCGTCCTGGGGAAGGCACGAGGCAATCAGCTTGCTGCTGGATGCTGACCAATCTGCGGCGTATCAGGCAGACAGCAACGGATCGTTTCCCATACATGTGTCCGCGCGCATGGACAACCTTAAGGCGGTCTCCGTATTTCTGGACGACCGGCATGACCTCGCCGAGCTGCGCGACGCCAAGGGCGGGACCTTCCTCCATGTCGCCGTCCAAGAGGAGAGCCTGTCCGTGGTCAAGTACGCTTGCAATTTGCAACTTGCATCAGCTGCCATGAACGTGCAGGATAACGATGGCAACACCCCACTGCACTTGGCTGCTAGGGTTGGAAACCTATGGACCTTCATTGCTCTGATGAAAAACCGACTCGTTAGACTGAATGTAACAAACAACAAGGGGCATACACCATTTGACGTTTCATGGATCAGCGCGCCTCTAGGGATATATTACGGATTG TTTCAGAGCATCACGGTCACAGTACGTCAGTACGCTCGAAGCTCTGTTTCTTCTTTAAGGAGTCTCTTGGGCTCGCCGGCCATGGGGAACCGTCATGGCACAATGAGGCCAAGGCGGCTGAAGAGTGCGAGAGCGACGGGGGAGGAGCTGGGGTCGTACGAGGCGGCGTGCAGCGCGGACCCGGAGCTGCGGAGCTTCGACGCGGCGCTGCGGCGGCGTGCGAGCCTCGCTgtagcggcggcggcgtccggggtGGAGGTGCGGTCCATGTCCCTGGGCTCCCTCCGGGAGGTCACCGGCTACCTGGTGGAGATGAACCAGGAGGTGGTCTGCGTGGTGCTCGCCAGCAAGCACGACGTGTGGGGGTGTCCCGAGCTGTTCGCGCTCGTGGAGGACTACTTCGACGCCAGCCTCCACACCCTCGACTTCCTCGCCGCGCTCGACAAGGCGCTCCGCCGCGCCCGCGACTCGCAGCTCGTCCTGCACCTCGCGCTCCAATGCCAGGACCCGGCCGTCCGGCCCGCGCGCGCGCTCGGCGCGCTGCGGCGGTTCAAGGAGGCGGCCGGCGGTGATCCGTTCACGGACGAGTTCTTCGCCGCGTTCCAGGCGGCGTACCGGCAGCAGCTGGGCATGCTGGACAGGCTGCGGCGGCAGAAGCGCTGCCTGGACGGTTGCCTCCGGTCGCTCCGCGTCTGGCGCCGCGTGACGGGCGTCGTCTTCGCGACGACCTTCGCGGCGATCCTCGTCTGCTCGGTGGTGGCCGCGGCCATCGCCGCTCCGCCCGTCGCGGCCGCACTGGCGGCCGCAGCGTCGCTGCCCGTGGGCTCCGCCGGAAAGTGGGTGGACGCGATGCTGAAGCGGTACGGGGACGTGCTCCGGGGGCACAAGGACGTGGTGGGCGCAATGCAGATCGGTACGTTCGTCGCCATCGAGGACCTGGACAGCATACGCTCGCTCGTCGGCCGGCTCGAGGTCCACATCGGCTCCATGGTGAACTGCGTGGAGCTGGCGGAGCGCGAGGAGGGGGCCGTCAGGATGGTGATTGAGGAGGTGAAGAAGAAACTGGAGGTGTTCATGAAGAGCGTGGACGATCTCGGGCAGCAGGCGGACAAGTGTAGCCGGGACATCCGGCAAGCCAGGACCGTCGTGCTGCAGAGGATCATTCATCACCATTAA